The sequence below is a genomic window from Providencia rettgeri.
ACGGCTTCTTCTCTCGCCAAGCAAACCCAAGGAATCGCCTGTGTGGGCGACTCTGTTTATTGTCCTTCATGTAAAAAAACAGGGACTATCGTTGAAGGCGATAGCTTAATGAAAATTAATGGTATCCCTGTTGCATTAGAAGGTCACAAAGTCGCTTGTGGATGTTCTGGGGGCTGTGTACTTGTTGCTGTAGGCTAAATGTTAATGTGTTTTAACTTGCTCATATAGCTCGCATATCAGTATCACGTGTTGCTGCTTTACTTTGGTCACTCGTTAGTGAGATAAAACTAACCGTTTAATCAAGCGCACAAAACAACCGGTAACTACCAAGACAAAGTTGAGGGAGACCACCACCTTTCGGTTGAGGGCGACCTAGTTGAGGCAATACAAGGTGTGGTCAGCGTGAATGCACAAGGGGATATCACCTTACAAAGCAGCAGTAAAATCACGTTAAAAGTGGGCGGAAGCTTTGTCGTTGTTCACAGCGGTGGCGTGGATATTAAAGGACCGGCGATAAACTTAAATTCAGGGGGAAGTCCTGGGGATATCCTGCAAGCGACTAACCCTGCGGTACTCAAAGCCGCTGCGAGCAGTGGCGCGGCCTTTGTGGCGCATTGTCCTATGAAAGAAGGGCAAGAGGAGGCTGAAAATGGTTAAACCTGAAACGTGCTATGCCATTATCGATGCGGCTTCCGAGCCTGATGTTTTTAATTTGCTTGCAGAACATGAACCGCCGGCGAGTTGCCTATACAGTGAGCCGATTCAACCGGAGATTGTATCATTAGCGCCCTATTTAGTGGAAGTCACCGAAGAGGTGCAACGCTGGTTAAATACGCGAGAGACGCCTTGGGGAATTTATGTTTATACGCACGCAACCATGCGTGAGTTACGTCAGCATCTGCGCAAATACTTGATGGTGATGATACCGGGGCAAGAAAAACCGGTCTTTTGGCGTTTTTATGACCCTCGCAATGTGTGGGATGTGCTTGGAACCTTTGATAATTGGCGTTTGCATGTATTTTTAGGTCCCATTACGAAACTGAAGACATTGTTATGGGGAGAGGAAACCGCTTCCCGCTTTGAGCGTGAGCGCCGCGGATTTCCCGATAATGCAAAGCTTGGGGGCAAGCTGATGCGTTTTACCCCCATTCAATATGATGCAGTAAATCTCGTTTTTGAACGCCAATTTTTAGACCAGTTAATTTACTTTTTTATTCACGCCAAAAGTATGAGTTATCAATCACAAATGGATTTTTCATTAGAGGATTGGGTTGTCAGTGCGTTTGAACGGCCAGCACCGAGAGCACAAAAAATACAAGAGCGTTATGGTGAAACCACTTGGCGGCAAAATTGGCAATTAGCGAGTGATTTGTCGTCATTTTGTCAGCAGCATAGAATTGATGATAAACATTCCTATCAGTTAATTGCTTATATGCTGGCATTATACCAAATTTATCGAATTGAAGATGTTCCTGAAGAATGGCGTGTGTCTTTAGCTAATGAAACGGGCTCCGGAAATTATCGGATACATAGTTTGGCTAGTCGTATCTTAAATATGTTGCCAGACTTAACAAAGGAAAATGGACAATGAGTGATAAATTAATATCACCTAAAGTAGGGTGTGCAACGCAAACGTGTGACATACCGGAACCTTGTTATCTGGATTTACTTGTCAAAGACACCTCAAAGGATAAGGTGATTTTAGAGTAGCGAGGTGAAAATGTTATATCACCGGAAACAGTGATTGATGAGGGTGATGGGGTTCCATTAGAAATCCTGCTCAATGATAAGAAACATAATAATGCCCAACATAATGCAATACTCACTTCAAAGAACTATGAACAAGCACTGAGTTTGGGGTCTTCTCAATCGGTTTCAGTTTCCTATAATGCAAGTCGTGATGCGGGTACTTTTAGCGCAAGTAATTTACTCAATACCTTTGTCAATATGCTGGCGCCTATTGACGCATTCAAATCGCCAAGAAGGTACAATATTACAGCGGCTAATTGTCTTGGTACGAAACAAGATTGGTTCTTTGATGTTATTCCTTCGGTGAAGTTTGGGTTCTCTGTCAATTTTAGTTACTCCTTTCAAACTCGAGAAGCGAATGATAAAGAGCGAAAAGATAAGCAAATTAGTAAATTAAAGTCAGAACGACTCAAGGGCGGGCCAGGGAAAAATACGTTACCGAAGAAGCTGAATAAGTACCATAAAGGCTGGACATTAGCGCCGATCCCATTTGTCAAAACGACCTCACTAGGTATTGATGTCGGCTTTTTTTATGAGCTAGCAGGGCATCCCTATAATTTAACGCCCATTAAGCAAATAAGCGAAACAAAAACGTTTCTTGATGACTTGTCAGGTATATTGAAAGTCAGTCAAATTATTAATGATATCGAAACAAAATTTTTATATCAGCAAAAAGGTAAATTGACCCCTTTCGCCGATAAATATCCTATTTTCTCTTTCGATTTCTCAGATATCGAGATTGGATTAACCTTCTTTATGGAGAATGTGACTCAGCGTGATTCAGCTCGATTAGTTTGTGCATTAGAAGGGAAGCCTTTTTGGGGAGGGTCATTTAAAATTGATGTTTTGCAAGTACTTGCGCTTTATGGTGGCAAAGCCTTGAGCAGCGGTATCAGTAAGTTACGTGAAGCTTTAGAAGAAAGGAAAAAAGGTAAAGATAAATTTAGTGCGGGTATTAATATTGATATTACTTTCTCTTTTGCTGTTCACTGTTTTGTGGGGATGGCGCAAACTCCTGACAAGCAACAAGAGTTTGCATTTGATGGCAATAATAAGTTTGAGGTAGGCTTTAAAGCCGATGCGGGGGCTTATATCAAAGCTAATGTCCTTTTTTTAGAGGCGTGTTTTGAATTTCATCTACGATTCGAAACAAAAGGTGCGCTTGCTTTAGATGCCCATGACGATGGAATAGACTTAGTGCTTTGCCATGATGGTATTGTGCTGAAATTTCAATTTACGGCGGATGTTTCTCTTCGAACCAAAAAAGATGATAGTGCTTTTTATGAGGGTGCTCCACTCGACGCAGATTGGACTATCTACCAATTTGCAGACCCTTTAGCACTTACCGAGTCAGATATTCGTTTTAATTTAGCGGGGCAAGTTAGAAAAGTGCCTGAAAGACAACGACCGGAATTAGCCACACTTACTTCAGCAGTCAATGCCGTACCGACATCTATAGCAGGCGCGGCTATAAAAAATACTTTTGAAAAAGGTTAATGATGAAACTAAGCAACTTACTGTGTATGACGACAATCTTAATATTAGGAAATATGTCTATGAGTTATGCCGATGATAATGACTTTCTTATTCGTACTTCTGTCGATATGAAATACGCATTTTGTGATGTTAAAACCAATGGGGTAAGTGGAACTAATAACCGCTCAGGTCTTGTAAGTGGCGGATTAGGTTTTGGTACGACAAGCACAAACTCGATGATAATGATGCGTAATGGTGAGAATACTATTACCATTGAGATGGCTTCGCCAAATTGGTTTTCAACTAAAGGTATATCCGCAGACAAACTCAATCAATTTAATCCAAATGCAAAATGTGAGATTACGGTTAATAAAATAACAGATAATGGCGATATTATCCCATTAACAACTCTACTGGTTAAAATTAATGAAAAAGGTGAGCCAGAAGCGTATCAAGGTGATGCTCTGGACAGACAAGTAGAGAAAAAATTGATTAAAGCTCCCAATATAGAAAAAGTGCATCAGAATAGAATACGCCAGAATATTCGACCGAATAAATACCCACGCGATATGACTGTATTCCAATTTGATAAAAAGATAAGTATGGCGGGGTTACCTGAATGGGAATGGGTGAACTCTGACAGGTATCAAGATACCGTGGAGCAACGGAAACTATTACAAATAGCGTATTCAGAATTATGGGCGGCTTTTAATCAAAAAAACTTATCAAAAATAGAACAAATATTGACTCCCTCACTTAAAGTTTGGGCGGAAACAACTGGAGGTACAATCCATGAACAATTTGAATCGCATGAATTAGCAGAAGCATTTAATCAAAAGGATTTCGCAATGATCCCGCTTAATTGGGATAATTTTGAACCTTTAATTATGAATAATGGAAAAATGGTGAGGTTAGTTTATAAAGAAGATTTTGATTATTCCCCGTTATCATACAGTTATATCGATAATGAAAATGATAAGGTAACTGGATTCTACGCACCTATATTTTCCTTAGTAAATGGAAAATTCATTCCAGTCATATAGTCGGGTACTATTATATGCCAAACATTATTCTTATTGGTGATTCTGATACAGGCCATGGAAAACATGGCCCTACTCAAGTAATTACAGGTTCATCAACAGTAAAAGTCGATGGTAAAGCGGTTGCTCGGCAAGGAGATGCGTTAGCGCCTCACGGTGGGCATTCAAGAACTATCGTTGGTGGTTCAAGTCGTGTATTTATTGATGGTAAACCTGCGGCCAGAACAGGTGATACAGTAAGTTGCGGTGGCGTATTAATGGGTAATTCAACGGTAAAAATTGGTTAGAAAATACGATGTTATGACGGATAATGATTGAGTTCGCTAGGATTGATGATAGTAAAGAAATTAGTGCTACACCAGATAGTCAATATTAACATTAAGTGGTTAATATAAGGATATTTAATGCGCAAGTTAGCGATCGGTTTGGTATTAGTGATAGTTGTAATTTTTACTCTGTTAGTTAATTCCTACAATACAATCCAAAAAAATGATGAGTTAGTCTCTGCGGCAGCGTCAGAATTATTAAACCAATATCAGCGTCGATTTGATTTGATCCCTAATCTGGTCAATACAGTTAAGGGATATTCAAGTCATGAAAGCAATGTGTTACAAGAAATTGTAAAGGCGAGAGCGTCTGTCGGAAAAATTAATGCGGATAGTCGCGTGTTTGATGATCCTGAAATTTCTGCGAGCTATCAAAAAGCTCAAGATAATTTAGGGCAATCTCTATCACGTCTGTTAGTCATTTCAGAAAATTACCCTGAATTGAAAGCAAACTCACTCTATCAAGACCTGATGGTACAGTTGGAGGGGGCTGAAAATCGTATTTCAGTTGCAAGAGGGCGATATATCGAAGCAGTACGAAATTATAATACTCAAATCAGGCTGTTCCCTTATAACTTCATTGCGAAATTTATGGGGTACGATAAAAAAATTAATTTTAACGTTGAGAATGTGCATGAAATCAAAAAAACACCAATGGTGGATTTTAGCTCATGATACGCAATATTTTATTTTTATTCTCTTTACTATTATTGAGTGTCATTGCGAGCGCATCAGTGAATAATATACCTCCATTGAAAATGGATCGGGTCATTGATCGTGCAAATTTATTGACGGCGCAGCAATTTAAAACGCTAAACAATTTATTGATTAATTTTGAAAATAATCGAAATGATGGTTCACAATTTGTTGTTTATATCGTTCCGACTACTGGGAGTGAAAATATCGAAATTTTCGCAAATCGTGTTTTTAATCAATGGGGGATAGGTAAAAAGGGGCTTGATAATGGATTATTGCTTGTTGTGGCAATAAGTGACCGCAGTGTTCGCTTTGAAGTCGGGTACGGCTATGAGGAGACATTTACCGATGTTCTTGCTGGGCGAATTATTCGAAAAAATATGTTGCCGTATTTTAGAGCAGAAAACTATTATAAGGGTATTGAGCAAGGGATTATAAATGCCATTCATGTAGCTAATGATAGACCAATAAGCTCAACGAATTCTCTGATAGATCTTATTCCCCTTAAAATATTACAAACACATTTTATTTTAATTTATATGGTAATATTAGGGCTAATTTATTGTTTTCAGCTTGTATTTTCAACGAAAAAACTGAAAAGAAAAATTAATCACGTGATAGCACAGTCAGGTAAAAAAAAGAAAGATTCAGAAAAGCGGGGATATAAGTTAGGTGCAAATCAGCTAAAACGGTTAAAAAATTATCTGAATTACTCATTCTATTTTCCAACATCATTTTCGCTGTATTTCCCTGTAGTGTTTTGTTCAGTCGTTGTCATTTTTTATACACAAATAATTTTTAATGGTATTGTTAACCCTTTTATCTTGTTACTGATGGTGGTGTTATCATTATTCTTTAACCTTATTTCATTAACCGTGCTGTTTATTGGCATTAATATCTTATTTCCGATTTATCGACAGCAGAGAAAAGAATGGAAAGCGATTTGTGAGTTCAGTCGATTGGGTTCGCCTTTTTATCAACCTTCATATTCAGTAAACACATCCCATAAACACGCTTCTAATTTTACTTCCAGTCACGATTTCAGTTCATCGAGTACATCGAGCTCATCAAGTTCATCAAGCTCATCAAGTTCATCAAGTTCATCAAGTTCATCAAGCGGTGGGGGAGGCGGCTCTAGCGGGGGTGGCGGTGCTTCTGGCCATTGGTAAAGTATCTGGACTTGGCTTTTTAATAAGTTTTATATTGCTGTTAAGGAGGGGGAACTCATATTAAAACTAAATAAAGGATATGAACCTGCTGGAATCGATTGGAGTAGATACACATTTAGTTCATATGAAGATAATCGTACTTTCCGTTATGAAATTAATTTTAGTCGGCTATCACCAATAAAATTAGTTATTCCTGAAAGTCGAGCATTTCACTATAATTTCTACCTGTCGATTATCGATGGAAAAGTCATCATAGTTCGATAATAAAGGGGGGATTAACGATTAGTTCCCAAACAAAGTTTATTTTGTTAAAAAACTAATAATAGGACAGAATTGACCTACTGTTATGTTTTTATTGGGATGGCTTATCCTCATAATCGTTCTCGCTGTCAAGTTAGCGATAAATTTTGGGCGAATTGTCTAAATGGATTATTCAGACTTGTTTTAAATGTGGTATTTAAGATAGTAAAGTCAGTCTGGAGATATTATTTTTCACTCTGCTATCATTGGCAGCTAATTTAATAAGGAACATTAATTACTATGTCTATGGTTCATAACCGATTCAGCTTGATTGCTACCATCATTGGCGCGTTTAGCATTCTTGTCATACTTGCTAGTCAAAGCTTTGAACGCGAATACGCTCAATCTAAACCTAAGATAGAGCAAATAGTTCATGAAAAGGTAAGCAGCATTAAAAAAGCAACAATTGATGCCATTAAAGGAAAAAAATATCAGGAGCCACCTGTAGACGAAGCCAAAGAACAGCGACAGATTTTGCTCGATAAAATTGAATTAGCAAAACAGCTCAGTATCACTCTTGGCGTATTTGGGATTATTTTTGCAGCCATTTCATTTATCCGTGGTGAGAATAAAAATTCAGGTCGGATAGCTTTGGCGCTCAATGGCAGTGTACTGGCTATCTCACTTTTATTATACGCAGCGACAGGCTTAGCCGGTATTGTTGCGGTTTTACTTGTTATTTGGTTAATTGGTAACTTTTTTGATATTTTTAGCATTTGTTAACTAGGTTTTGAATGCTTGTTTATCCTGAGGCTACGGTTAATTTATATTCTATAAAAAGCACTTTTAAGGTTATTGTGGGGACACGGTAACGTTACTCCTCTAAAAACTGAAGAAAAGTTATCCGTGTCTCTGAATTATGGGCCGACCATAGGCTCAAACAGGCATTTTTGAACTGATAGCGACATAAAAGGGGTTCTCTAAATCTATTTAGTGTACTTGGCTACTCCATCTTAGTGATGCAAAAACCAATACCAAACCCGAAACAGTGAGTACTAAGCCTAAGTGTTGGCTCCAGCCAGCGACCATTAGACCGATGGCGAGTCCGATGTAGTAAAATAAACCTAAAATTGCGCCAGCGGTGCCTTTTCTGTCACCATAACGGTTTAATGCATGGGCAAGTATGTTCGGGATCGCAATTCCGTAACCAATAACGACTCCGATAACGGGTAAAACGAACCAAATTGAATCCATTAGCACAAAAACCAAACAGCCACTCACTAAGGAAATCGCGCTAGACAGTTTTACAAGCTGCTCAGATGTGTGTTTTTTAGCCAATAAATAGCGATTTGCTATCGAACCTAAACCAACCCCAAGCGCTAATAATATCCCGGTTAATCCAAACTGTTGTTGAGTGAGCATTAATTGTTCAAAACTGAATGGAGCCAGCTGATAATAGCTAAATAAATTAATGTTGAAAAATGCAATCAAGATCACATTTCTAGCAATTTCTTTATCAGCGATCATGCGTAAAAATGTCTCAGTAAATGAGACTTGGGTCACGTTTTCAGGCTTAGTCTCAGGTAAACGACAGGCTGACCAGAGAAAAAGCACCACAGCTAAAATAGCTAAGCCGATAAAAACAGTTCGATAACTGCCAAAGCTGACGAGTCCAGCACCCGATAACATTCCCAAGGCGGGACTGATTGCCAAAGCAACACCCATGATAGAAAAAACTTTCGCTAATTCATGGCCTTGGTAGCTATCACGCATAGCGGTTTGTGTTCCGATTGAACCGACGGCAGCGCCAAATGCTGACAACATTCTCATTAATAATAATAAATAAAAATGTGTGACAAATAACGCACCAATAGACGCAATGCCGTAAATCAATAAACCCGCCAAAATAGTCGGGCGACGCCCTAAGGTGTCACACATACGTCCCCAAAACACCACGCCCAATGCAAAAGCAAAGAAATAAAGCGACAGTGTTTGTGAAGCTTGTTCCGCATTTACTGAGAAAGCGCTGGCAATATCAGTGAGAGCGGGGCTGTATATGGTTTCCACAATTTGAGGAAACATCATTAAGGCAACAGCAAGCCATAATGAAAGAGGATGTTTCATACTTTTTCCTACCAATCTACTAAAAAGAAAGGGTCTAATCAGACACAACGATTCAATGGCAGGCAGTTTAGTGTTATTTTTATTGTCTTATTACAATAATAAAGACTATAAATATCAAAAAAGAGACATTATGGCTTGGTTAAATCAAACAGATGAGTTTCAAACGCATTGGTACAGCGCCCCAGTATTGGGCATTGCAGCAAAAATGGGGCAGCATGACTCTGGTTTTCATAAACATGAAATGGGACAACTTTTGTTTACACAACAAGGGTGTATACGAATTTCACTGGAAAATCGCCTCTCTTTGCTTCCTCCTGGTCGGGTGGCTTGGATCCCACCATTTGTCCTTCATCGGGCACAAATGCAGGCATCCGTGGGGTATCGTTCGGTTTATTTATCAGAAGAATATGCCAAAGAAATTGGAAACGATGTGGTTATTTTGAATATTTCCCCATTGCTAAGGGAAGTGTTAGAACGTATTGCGATTGCGCCGTTTGAGAGTGATTGGCTGCGGGGGCGTTTGGCCAACTTATTACCGGTATTTATCGATGAATTACAAAGTGCAGCTTTAGAGCCAACACTGTTGCCATTACCGCAAGATAGACGCTTTAAAGGGATTGATATCGAGCAATTACCACCGAATTTAAATCAGTTAGCGCAGACTATCGGTGCGAGTGAGAAAACAATCACGCGTATTTTCTTGAAAGAAACAGGCATGACATTTCAAACATGGCGACAACAATGGCGGTTTATTAAAGCGATTGAATTACTCGCACAAGAAAAACCTTATCACTATATTACTCAAGAACTTGGTCTGACAAGTGATAGCGCGTTTATTAGTTTTTTCCGAAAAATGAGCGGGATGACACCAAGGGAATATCAACAGCAGTAAGCTGAATGATCCTCGTAAAAAAGAAAAAGCCCCGAAAATTCGAGGCTTTAGCATATGTAGGGGTTCAGATTTAATTAAATATTATTTTTTTGCTAATTCAGAGTTGAATTCACGTTTGTCATAGCCGGTATATAGCTGGCGAGGGCGGGCAATTTTCAGGCCGTCATCGTGCATTTCATTCCAATGTGCAATCCAGCCAATGGTACGTGCGATGGCGAAGATAACTGTGAACATTGAAGATGGAATACCCATTGCTTTCAAGATGATACCTGAGTAGAAGTCAACGTTCGGGTACAGTTTTTTCTCAATGAAATACGGGTCGTTCAATGCGATGCGTTCTAGCTCCATTGCAACTTCCAGCAGGCTGTCATTCAAGCCCAGTTCGTTCAGAACTTCATGGCAAGTTTCACGCATTACGGTTGCACGTGGGTCGTGGTTCTTATAAACACGGTGACCGAAGCCCATTAAGCGGAAAGAGTCATTTTTGTCTTTAGCGCGCTCGATAAATGCTGGGATGTGCTCAACGGTTTGGATCTCTTCCAACATACGTAAGCAAGCTTCGTTAGCCCCACCGTGAGCAGGCCCCCACAGTGAAGCAATACCTGCCGCGATACAAGCAAATGGGTTTGCACCGGATGAACCTGCAGTACGAACTGTCGATGTTGAGGCGTTTTGCTCGTGGTCAGCGTGCAGAATCAAAATACGATCCATTGCGCGCTCTAAAACAGGATTAACTGTGTATTCTTCACATGGTGTCGAGAACATCATATGCAAGAAATTACCCGCGTATGACAGGTCATTACGTGGATAAACAAAAGGTTGGCCAATTGAATATTTGTAACACATCGCTGCGACTGTTGGCATTTTCGACAGCAGACGATAAGCCGTAATTTCACGATGGCGAGGGTTATTAACATCCAATGCATCGTGATAGAAGGCTGCTAGTGCGCCAGTAACACCACATAATACAGCCATTGGGTGTGAGTCACGGCGGAAACCATTAAGCATGCGAGTAATTTGCTCATGGATCATGGTATGGCGAGTCACCGTATTTTTAAATACGTCATATTGTTCTTGAGTTGGTGCTTCACCGTATAGCAGGATATAACAAACTTCGAGATAAGAGGCTTCAGTGGCGAGTTGATCGATAGGGAAACCACGGTGCAACAGGATGCCTTGATCACCATCGATATAGGTGATTTTTGATTCACAGGATGCAGTAGAAGTAAAACCAGGGTCGTAGGTAAAAAACCCTTTAGAACCTAAAGTTCGGACATCGATAACGTCTTGACCAATCGTTGGGCTTAAAATATCTAGGTCAATATCACCCTTACTACCAGTCGTTAGCTTAGCTTTGTTATCAGCCATTACGGTCTCCTTAGCGCTTGATAATCGACACCCAACAACCCAGAAGCCCAGCGTTATACTGTGTCTTCGTGCATTGTTCTACCGGTATGCTTTGGAAATCAGCTCGCTATCACATAAAACCTGAAATCTGAGACCGACGACAATGTAGTTAGGTTGTTTATGAGTGTGTAGATGTTATGTTCTTTTTGTTGTTTTCCCTACAATATCATTATTTGTGGTAAGAGGAACAACTTTCATAACTTTTGTTATTAATACCCATCATAGTTCAAATTGAAGAGTATTTAACATTGCAACATTCACGTTTTTTTCTTTTACGATGAAGTGTCAACAGCACCGTTAAGATAATTCTGCCAGACCTATATGTAAGATAAATGTTGAATCATTGTCAAATAAGATAAGCACATTTATACAAAATGTTTAAATCGTGATCCCTCTCACTGTTCGGGCTAAATGTCTCCAAACATTTTGTGTGGGAATTGTAATGGCATTGTGAAGACTTTATACTAGCGGCAGGTCTCCGGATTACCCTGTAGTAGGAGCTCCCAGCGTGATCAGTATGCAACTTTATTTAAACATGATGGATTAGAGTTTGTGTTAAGTTGCATTTTGTACCCCTGTCGCTGTCTGATTTCCACCCCAGGTCCGGAGGATGGAAAATAATAAAGAGCTGTGTGGGCAAAATTGTGAAAAAACAAAGACCTGTCAACCTTGATTTGCAGACGATTCATTTCCCGATCACTGCAATATCTTCGATCTTGCACCGTGTCTCTGGCGTCATTACTCTCATCGCAGTTGGTATTCTGCTTTGGTTGTTAGGGACATCTCTCTCCTCTCCAGAAGGTTTTCAATACGCGTCTGAAATAATGACTGGCTTTTTTGCTAAGTTCATTCTTTGGGGCATCTTGACAGCTTTGGCTTACCACATCTGTGGTGGTATTCGTCATATGCTAATGGATTTCGGTTGTGTTGATGAAACGCTTGCTGCTGGTAACTCATCTGCAAAAATTA
It includes:
- a CDS encoding PAAR domain-containing protein, yielding MPNIILIGDSDTGHGKHGPTQVITGSSTVKVDGKAVARQGDALAPHGGHSRTIVGGSSRVFIDGKPAARTGDTVSCGGVLMGNSTVKIG
- a CDS encoding DUF4123 domain-containing protein, coding for MVKPETCYAIIDAASEPDVFNLLAEHEPPASCLYSEPIQPEIVSLAPYLVEVTEEVQRWLNTRETPWGIYVYTHATMRELRQHLRKYLMVMIPGQEKPVFWRFYDPRNVWDVLGTFDNWRLHVFLGPITKLKTLLWGEETASRFERERRGFPDNAKLGGKLMRFTPIQYDAVNLVFERQFLDQLIYFFIHAKSMSYQSQMDFSLEDWVVSAFERPAPRAQKIQERYGETTWRQNWQLASDLSSFCQQHRIDDKHSYQLIAYMLALYQIYRIEDVPEEWRVSLANETGSGNYRIHSLASRILNMLPDLTKENGQ
- a CDS encoding PAAR domain-containing protein is translated as MRSLVNGRKLILKSDTTNTGGTVLTASSLAKQTQGIACVGDSVYCPSCKKTGTIVEGDSLMKINGIPVALEGHKVACGCSGGCVLVAVG
- a CDS encoding LemA family protein; its protein translation is MRKLAIGLVLVIVVIFTLLVNSYNTIQKNDELVSAAASELLNQYQRRFDLIPNLVNTVKGYSSHESNVLQEIVKARASVGKINADSRVFDDPEISASYQKAQDNLGQSLSRLLVISENYPELKANSLYQDLMVQLEGAENRISVARGRYIEAVRNYNTQIRLFPYNFIAKFMGYDKKINFNVENVHEIKKTPMVDFSS
- a CDS encoding TPM domain-containing protein encodes the protein MIRNILFLFSLLLLSVIASASVNNIPPLKMDRVIDRANLLTAQQFKTLNNLLINFENNRNDGSQFVVYIVPTTGSENIEIFANRVFNQWGIGKKGLDNGLLLVVAISDRSVRFEVGYGYEETFTDVLAGRIIRKNMLPYFRAENYYKGIEQGIINAIHVANDRPISSTNSLIDLIPLKILQTHFILIYMVILGLIYCFQLVFSTKKLKRKINHVIAQSGKKKKDSEKRGYKLGANQLKRLKNYLNYSFYFPTSFSLYFPVVFCSVVVIFYTQIIFNGIVNPFILLLMVVLSLFFNLISLTVLFIGINILFPIYRQQRKEWKAICEFSRLGSPFYQPSYSVNTSHKHASNFTSSHDFSSSSTSSSSSSSSSSSSSSSSSSSSGGGGGSSGGGGASGHW
- a CDS encoding multidrug effflux MFS transporter; the encoded protein is MKHPLSLWLAVALMMFPQIVETIYSPALTDIASAFSVNAEQASQTLSLYFFAFALGVVFWGRMCDTLGRRPTILAGLLIYGIASIGALFVTHFYLLLLMRMLSAFGAAVGSIGTQTAMRDSYQGHELAKVFSIMGVALAISPALGMLSGAGLVSFGSYRTVFIGLAILAVVLFLWSACRLPETKPENVTQVSFTETFLRMIADKEIARNVILIAFFNINLFSYYQLAPFSFEQLMLTQQQFGLTGILLALGVGLGSIANRYLLAKKHTSEQLVKLSSAISLVSGCLVFVLMDSIWFVLPVIGVVIGYGIAIPNILAHALNRYGDRKGTAGAILGLFYYIGLAIGLMVAGWSQHLGLVLTVSGLVLVFASLRWSSQVH
- a CDS encoding AraC family transcriptional regulator, which encodes MAWLNQTDEFQTHWYSAPVLGIAAKMGQHDSGFHKHEMGQLLFTQQGCIRISLENRLSLLPPGRVAWIPPFVLHRAQMQASVGYRSVYLSEEYAKEIGNDVVILNISPLLREVLERIAIAPFESDWLRGRLANLLPVFIDELQSAALEPTLLPLPQDRRFKGIDIEQLPPNLNQLAQTIGASEKTITRIFLKETGMTFQTWRQQWRFIKAIELLAQEKPYHYITQELGLTSDSAFISFFRKMSGMTPREYQQQ
- a CDS encoding citrate synthase, whose translation is MADNKAKLTTGSKGDIDLDILSPTIGQDVIDVRTLGSKGFFTYDPGFTSTASCESKITYIDGDQGILLHRGFPIDQLATEASYLEVCYILLYGEAPTQEQYDVFKNTVTRHTMIHEQITRMLNGFRRDSHPMAVLCGVTGALAAFYHDALDVNNPRHREITAYRLLSKMPTVAAMCYKYSIGQPFVYPRNDLSYAGNFLHMMFSTPCEEYTVNPVLERAMDRILILHADHEQNASTSTVRTAGSSGANPFACIAAGIASLWGPAHGGANEACLRMLEEIQTVEHIPAFIERAKDKNDSFRLMGFGHRVYKNHDPRATVMRETCHEVLNELGLNDSLLEVAMELERIALNDPYFIEKKLYPNVDFYSGIILKAMGIPSSMFTVIFAIARTIGWIAHWNEMHDDGLKIARPRQLYTGYDKREFNSELAKK
- the sdhC gene encoding succinate dehydrogenase cytochrome b556 subunit, encoding MGKIVKKQRPVNLDLQTIHFPITAISSILHRVSGVITLIAVGILLWLLGTSLSSPEGFQYASEIMTGFFAKFILWGILTALAYHICGGIRHMLMDFGCVDETLAAGNSSAKITFVITVILAILAGILVW